CAGGGACCCGgggccgccgcgccgccgccgcctccccgccgcgcccgccctTAAaagcggcggcggctccggtGCAGCGCCCGCGGCGGCGCTCCCGGCACGGCCCGGGATGGGCTCCGCGCACTCCGTGCCCGCCGAGATGCGGGAGCTGGCGGACAGGACGGGCTGTGAGTACCGGGGACCCGCGGGCACCGCCCCAGCTCATCCCACCCCGCCCcgagcccccggccccgccgcccgaGGGGACATCGGGGTCCGGCCCCGCAGGGGACATATCACCCGCGGGGGGCGCGGGACGTGTCACCCGAGGAGGGGGGACTGTGCGGGCCGTGTCACCCgctgggggtgcaggaggtGCCACCCGGGAAGGGAGGGGGAGCGCACGGGAAATGTCACCTGGGTGGCCGGGGGGCTGCGGGAGGTGATGCTcgagcagggcaggggatgcAGGACGTGTCGTGTGACCCGCGGGGAGCATGCAGGGAATGTCAGTCGGGAGGGTGCGGAGGtgtcacctgggctgggggagagcaggATGTGACACCGGGGGATGGAGCGGGGGAGGGGACAAGAGGGGAGGGTGTAGGACTGTCACCAGAGGGTGCCAGCATGTCACCCTGGCCGTGCAGCCGTGTCCCCGCTGCCACCAGCCCGCGAGCCAGGGCGTCGAGCGGCCACACGTGCGAGCCCCAGCCGGGCTCTGCCCACCGGGCAGGGCATTGTCCCCGCAGGGCTGATCTGCCCCGGAGCCACCGGGCCGTGACACCCCGGGGCTGTTCCGGGGCTGCTTTGGGATCGAGGggccagcagggaaaggggcagggaCGCggcccaggggcagggagggacggGGTGGCCGTGTCCGTCCTGGGAATTGTCACTGCTCCAGGACGCGGCAGCTCCGGGCACTCGGATGGGGGAGCTCCCGCCTGGATCCTCCAGCTCcggccctgctgagctgctgcgGTGGAGGGAGGGCTGAGGAGGGGCTCTGCCCACGGCCAAAGGGTCTGTGGGGGCGACAGGGTCCGGTGactgtccccagtgctgctgctgctcctcggATCACATCTCCCTTCATCCCCTCCTCtccagggagggctcagccccCCACAACCCACTGAGCCCCCCGGGGCGGACTCAGGAGCTTGGGGAGCCCGCGgggtgccagcctggcagcccagggtgggagGAGGATTTTGGGGAGCTCCCTGGGCCGGGGACCCTGCAGCGGCATCTcgggcacaggcagcacctgccGTGGGAGGCTCCTCCCCGGTGCCCCGTGGATCAGCGCCAGGGCAGGGTTTGCGAGGGCAACACCCAAAAATCTCATGAAAATCTcagaggagggagggcagggggaggccACAACTCCAGGCCATGTCAGGGATGCCCGTCCTGTGCTCCCCGCGGTATTGGCAGAGCTCCCCCTGGGTTGTGGCTCCGACCTcgcacagggcactgcagccgCCCTCGGCcccctgggaggagcagggacagggcagagccacCCGGAGGTGCCCCAGGCTCGTTCCTTTGCCTTCTCCCCCTGTGGAGGGACACCCTGCGGGACTGCTCGGGgtgcttcccctccctcctgtgttccatcccagagctgcagcagcatctccgCCGGGTGAAGTGGCTCTTCCCAGGATGCCGTGACCATCCCCGCAGCCAGGCTGGTCCCACAGGAGGCCTGagtcccccctgagcccccccagagcctctgagccccccagagccccttTCCCTTTGCTAAGCAGCACAAACCACACAAGGCTGGAAGCAGCAAGCCTGGCTGGCTCCCTTTGGttgaaatcccatttttcccccattaGCGGAGGCTGCTGTGCTTGGACACGGGCCTGCAGCATCAGGATGCTTCTCAGGGACAcgagcagcctctgctgcccttgagccagcccttcctccagcaaagctcttgccttttctgcagattttcccttttttttttctggaaagcagctgagccctgccacCTTCAGAGGCCAGAGcgaggctgggggagctgccccGAGAGGagcacctgggatggggaaggaggcaggaaaagcctcccccagcctcccagggccagcccagccatGAGCACCCAGCCACTGAGCCCAGCTCTTTGTGCTCTGGGTGCCTGGGAGGTTTTTCTGAGAGATCAAAGCAGTTGGGTGTGCACCCAGCCCCAGCGGCTGAGGGCTCCCATGGTGACAGCGGTGGCGTCACAGCACGGGTCACAGGTCACTTCTGCAGGGCCAAAATTGGAAAGCAAAGTGCAGGGAAAGTTTCCATGGGACAGCAGCAGTCGGGAGGGACTGGGGGAGGAAACATCCAGTGGATGGATCAGTGGGGCCTGGGCATCACCTGTGAGCCAGGGGGGCCCAGGGGGGGCAAAGGGGCTTTGAAGGGATCCTGCAGAGATCCAGGCGGGCTCAGGGcccccctggcccagcccagaggggctcccaggctggcacagagggctctgcaggCCCAGCCCCGCTGATCACTGCAGCTGCTATTTCCAGGCTGTgaagcagcagtggggaaagCAAAGAACATTATTTAAACATCATAAAAAGCAGCGagggaggcagctcagcccagctctgacccTGCTGGCTTGCTGCAATTAACCCTTTGCAACCCCTTGAGGTGGTTTGATGCCTCTCCATGGTGCCAGGAGAGGctgatttccagctgctggggcagccctgccccgtgcccagccccagccagggctgcaggagcctgtgGGCCCAGCTGGTGCCCAGACAGACCCCCCAGCCCACAGAGACACAGCTCCAGagcttccctggctcctggcaaTGGCTCCTGTCAATGTTTGCACAAGAGTCAGGCTCTGGGGGGTTAGAGCTTGGTTACAGCCCCTGCAGAACGGGGGGGAAGATGAACTCACCTGtgctgggggtcagggcactgatccctgctgagccccagcactcAGGGGGCTCaaagggagctgctggtgcccccttccagccctgccctggatCAGGGGTGGTGTTGGGgcatccctgggcagtgcccacccCCGTGaccctgtgtcctggcagcagtTTCAAAGCCAGGAGTGGATTTTGGGGTCTGCTGTGCCCCCTCCGtgtcctttcctcttccctggcTGCCATCAGGATTTCTAATCCCAGAGttatttcctgcagcagccatggctGTGGACGTGGAGGAGCCTcctggctccaggcagagctgggacagggggagaggaactgcctgggcacagctctgcccacgGTGCCAACCCCCAAAAACTGCCAAGCCTGTTCCAGTGGGCTGGCACCAAGGAGCCTGAGCTGGGGGTGGGATCCCACTGTGCCATTCCCTGCCATGCTGGGCCAGGGAATTCCCTGCAGACCAGGACAGGGAACAACCCAGCCCTTGGCACCGTCCTGGCAGCCAGCACCGGGCACGGGGACACAGAGGGACCCTGCAGGGTGGCACGGAGCCACCACGGGGAAATGGGGGTGGCAGAGCCGTGCCCAGGACCCTGCCCCGCTGCTGGGGGCGTGGGGACAGGCACAGAGGGGTGTCCCAGGGGTCCCCCGGGGCTCAGCCCCTGTcacctctctcctctctctggcaGTCACCTCTGAGCAGATCGAGCACCTGCACCGGCGCTTCAAGCAGCTGAGCCAGGACCAGCTGACCATCCGGTAGGGAATGCCAGCCCGGGGGGGGGCAATGCCAGCCCGGGGGGGGGCAATGCCAGCTCCGGGGGGGGGGCaatgccagccccagggcatgCCAGCCCGGGGGGGAAGCAATGCCAGCCCGAGGGCAATGCCAGCCCCGTTACAATTCCCATTCCATGGAAATCCCAGACCTGCTGCAATTCCCATCTCATGGCAATTCCAGCCCCACTTCAATCCCAGCCCCATTGCAAATCCAGCCCCAGGGCAATTCCAGCCCCACTTCAATCCCAGCCCCATTGCAAATCCAGCCCCAGGGCAATTCCAGCCCCACTTCAATCCCAGCCCCATTGCAATCCCAACTCCATGGCAATCCCAGCCCCATTACAATTCCAGCCCCACTGCAATTCCCCTCCTAtggcaatcccagccccacttcaatcccagtcccactgccagggccagccccagcatctcccccttccctgggctgtcccaagGTGCAGGTCCAGGGCTGGGATTCTGAGTCCTtccctgagccatccctgagccagctcctgcagcgtgGCCCTGCAAATATCCCAAGGAAAAGCACACAATAACCCACtggcctgggagcaggggcacTCCTGACAAACATCTCATCACCTCCCAGCTTTAAAATCAGttctggggagggaagggggggtTGCAGGGGCTGCTGTTCCTCTCCTCAGTGGCTGCACATGGAATTGGGAGGGCTCCGAGCTCCCTCTTCTCCCCAGGGTTGTCTCTTGGCTCTTGGTTTGCTTTGGAAACCCCAGAGATCAAAGCCCAGCACGGGCTCAGCATGAAGGCGAGGGGAGGGTGGACAGCAGGAACTCCTTGGTGAGCCCTGCTTgaggctttttcctgggaaaactCCGAAATCCTCGGCAGGTGGAGCCATGCAAAGAGCCCCGGGGTCATCCCAAGAGCTTCCCCAAGCCCCGTCCTGGTGGGACAAAATCCCAGAGCACGGACCTGGGCTCAGTCTgattggaagaaaaaagggtttttatccaaaatccctttatttttccatgactCTTTGGAAGGAGGGTTGGGTCTCTCGGGGGCTCTCAggtttctccctcctccccacgTCCCTGACTCTCCGGGCTCTCTCTGTGCCCTTTGCAGCAAGGAGAACTTTGACAGCATCCCCGACCTGGAGTTCAACCCCATCCGGGGCAAAATCGTCCACGCCTTTTTTGACAAGCGGTGAGAACCGCCGGCACGCAGGGAGGGAGGATTTATCCTCTGGAAATGGGCTGGGAGCTTCCCCCTAAAGGCTGGGGTGGAGCCGGGTGGGAAATGAGCTGTTTGAGGTGAATGTCAGGGATAAACCTGTcccagggctttgctggggtggtgctggggcgggggccgggggtTCCCcattgtctctgtccctctgggagccCCTCGGGAGCCCCGGCCAGCCCCGggtgggcagagagcaggggaCACTCTCTGGTGGCCCggggtgctgagggcagccagggtggtcacctttgcagcagcagagacaccaGAGACATCGGCAGAGGATAAAAGGGCCGACTCTTAGCCGGGGTTAATCCAAGGTTTATttcaggagctccagggagctCCCACACCTCAGGGggctcctgctgagagccccgGGAGAGGTGCCAAGGTTACATTTAAAGGGAGGTGGAAACCCAAAGGAGATGGCATTTACTGACCAATGAGTGACCCTGAGGGATGGCTACTGGGGAATGGACATTTAGGACAGCGTgtggggtgacactgggggggCTGACCCCTGGCCTCTGGCTAATCACTCCACATCCTGAACTGAAGGTTCtggatggaggggatgggatgctgagtgactgacagagagccagggtgggatttgggggggatCTCAGCAAAGGAAAGGGATTACACAGGTGAAGGGAAGGGATACAATCTGGGAAAAACCACTTGGGAAAGATACGGGGATACAAAACCAGAACTATTCCAAAGTATTACAAAGTATAAAACCACACTGCAACCCCCAATGACCCCCAGGAACCTGCGGCAGGAGTCGGACGGGCTGGCAGAGGAGATCAACTTCGAGGACTTCCTGACCATCATGTCCTACTTCAGACCCATCGAGATGAACATGGACGAGGAGCAGCTCGACCGCTTCCGCAAGGAGAAGCTGAAATGTGAGACtgccccagagccagcctgggcttggggctgctggggggggctgccctgaccctgctgtcccctgctgtcccctcctgctggggggggctgccctgaccctgctgtccctcctgtcccctgctgtccccccagTCCTGTTCCACATGTACGACTCGGACCACGACGGGAAGATCACGCTGCAGGAGTACAGAAATGTAAAGTTGGGtccccctgccccatcccccCCTGGCCAGGCCTGGCCTGAGCCTCTGCCTTGCAGGtggtggaggagctgctgtcaggGAACCCCCACCTGGAGAAGGAGTCGGCTCGATCCATCGCCGACGGGGCCATGATGGAGGCAGCCAGCATCTGTGTGGGACAAATGGTGGGAGCCTCTGCTGGGAGCCTCTTCCTGCTCTGAGGGGCCCTGCTGGCATCAAACGGggctggaaggtgtccctgcttcccagggcaccccctgtgccacagcagctttGGCTGGAGGTGTTttttgcaggcagcagctcccagggtgaTGTTTTCTCATGAGAGAGGGATCAGCAAACAGCATCCCACAAACCCCGTCCTCAGTGCCTATGGAAAGGGCTGCCCCCTGCAGCCGTGGGGGTTTGGGAACCACTTTGGGGCTGGCCGTGGGGTACAGGGCAGGAGCCCCTGGGAGATGTgtccctgagccccaggggaCAACCCTGGGCCACCCCTCCCCTTCACCCCGGGGCAGCTGCGATGTTTCCTCTCACTGCGGCAGGGCCCGGACCAGGTGTACGAGGGCATCACCTTCGAGGACTTCCTTAAGGTCGGTGACACCCCCGTGTCCCcgggaggaggggctggggcgggcacagcagggacaggggcgGGCACAGCAGGGACCCTGGTGTGGCCCTGGCCccctcagccctgtcccctggcagATGTGGCAGGGCATCGACATCGAGACCAAGATGCACGTCCGCTTCCTCAACGTGGACACCATCGCCCACTGCTACTGAGAGcggcagaaggaggaggaggaggaggaggaggaggaggaagagcagccagcagcagctccgtgTCCcggctcccagctcagcccggTTGCCGGTTCCACGCTGGGGCTGCCCTCTCGAAACAGAGTCTAGAATCAGAATATAGAATCTAAAATCAGAGGCTTTTATCTGTAATAAaagatatttctctttttagtCCTCGCTGAGAAACactctgtctgtccatccatccctcctggAACATTTCCCTGAGCAGAAACCCTCCACAAATCCTGGCTGCCCCATAAATCTGGGatttctcctcttccaggtgctgctgtggggaaggagctgtCCAGCTTGGGCCGATCCCAGGCCGggggagaggcagggatggggatgctggggggcaggaggtgacagcagcgccctcagcacctgcagggacagccgCGTCCCACCCCGCATCCTGCAggccaggcagaggcagccacaCAAGGAATATTCCCAGTTGAATCCCAAACCAGCccccccagcaggcagcagggacacggggacGTGGGCTCCTGGCAACCAGGTGGCTTCTGCCCCCTCATGTTCCCGCTGGAGCACGGCTGGGAGCCGGGGGGTGTTTACTGCCGTTAATGACTGCAGGGCTCCAGGCGGGTTTCTGTCGCCaaggcagcctgagctgggggggagggaggctgggaaaaaagggcAATGGCTATTCttagaaaagagaggaaaatttatttgttttatcaAATAAAACAGCTTCCCCTGGTGACAGGGGCCGgcgctggcagcagcacagcagcgggtgaggggctgggcagccaTGGGTGCAGAGCCACCCGGCCCCGTGtcacccctctgtccctccctgtgccacccctgtgtcacccctctgtccctgtgtcacccctctgtccctccctgtgccacccctctgtccctccctgtgtcGCCCCTCTGGCTCAGGGCAacatttcctccttcttttcctcattaTTGGGGTCTCTGCTCAGCACCCGCACACTGAGGGCTCATTTAGGGCTTCTGTCCCTTCCCAAGTCCCCGTGTCCGTCCGGAGCCGGGAGCAGCTCCCGGAGCCGCCGGGGGAGGACAAGGACAGCGGTGCCCGGCAATGCggcaggggctgccccgggGGTGGAGCCGATCCTGGGTCCCCCCGGGAATGTCCCCCTGGGAATGTCCCCCCGGGAATGTCCCCCTGGGAGTGTCCTGGGTGGGAGGGCACGATGGGaccgggctgggctgggccgggctgggctgggtgggagggcAGGGTGCGGATGCAGCTCCCGGCTCTCCCGGAGGAGCCATTCgggccctgcagggctcctggtgctgcccccagcccgggCTGCGTTTGCAGCGCTCAGGGATTCCCTCCTTGGGCCCCTCTGGGCACCCCCATGACCaaccaccacctcctcctcctcttcttcctcctcctcctcctcctcctcccccccgTGCCGCATCCCCAGCGCTCCCtccccccccagctcctccccaaatccccaggTTCCcgcagccagcccaggctcctgtCCCGGTTTCCCACTGAAATTCCCGCCCCAGTCCCTGATCCAGCTGCGAGCCCCACGGGCCCGGTGCCTGCAGGAGCCTTTTGTGCCCCAAAtgccccagctggggctgcaggggttAACTCGAGCTCAGGGTCCCTCTCCGCAGCCCGATTTCCTCGGAGGAATCATCCCCGAGGATcccagcaaggcaggaggagTGAAGGGGATGGATGAGAGGAGGATTATGATCCCTTGGGTTAATTAGCTGTAACTCCCCTGGGTTAATTAGCTGCCCCCGATAATCGAAGTGGCAAGGAAAGTGAGGGAGGCTGGGAAACAGAGGCAGGACCGGCACAAAGAACTGCAGCGTTTTCCATTTGTGAAACACACCAGTCACTTGTtgctaaaattttaaaaatttaatagtaatataatagttataaaaatagtaatatgattagagtaataaaaaattggacaatttggatttaggacaatatgagacaatagaagcaaagagttacagacagtctgggtaccttttctgggtaaaataagcccaaaaaaggacccacattaacagaggattaacccttaaatgcaacagcctgttgcatattcacacacctcatccatgatgcagaaattccattcaaacccaggattctgtctgggcagtgtcagcttcttcctctgaatcctgacggctcctcagggctgagtgaggcgGGAAGAACTCgataagagagcaataaattctctttctctgaaagattcaggtgtcctgtggctgctgccttggTGTGAGTCCTCTCTTTAAACAAATATCTCACATATATAGTTTCAActttaacattatgttataacctaaactatatttaacacactacttaagaaaatcaatacagcataactttctaacatagCACATATAATATTCACTTGAATATctgcgaaaagccaatcattAAATACCCATTTTTCACAGAGGACATGAACAATTCCTGCACCACATCAGAGCACCCACACTCACCCCTCActcagcagctgggacagggagtggcaggggtgggcagggagtggcaggagagcagagctgggtgcccAAGGCCACAGGGTGGGGGACAAAGGGGGCTCAGACACCCCCAGAGCACCTCACAAagcaccccctgctcctcctgcccccactGCTCAGATCAGGAGAGGGATGGCAGCCCCTGAACCCCCGGAGTGGCTCCTCCCTcactgcctggggacaccagcagggGCAAAAAGCACTTtggggggctgggctggaggctggagcaggagcagagcagggcactggggactgtccagcagggctctgcagccctgtcctgcaggatGGCGTGCCAggctcccctggagctgctccctgtggcaCACACCAATCCCTGTGGCACACACCAATCCCTGTGGCACACACCAATCCCTGTGGCACACACACCAATCCCTGTGGCACACACCAATCCCTGTGGCACACCCCAATCCCTGTGGCACACACCAATCCCTGTGGCACACACCAATCCCtgtggcacacacagctccctgtggcACACCCAGATCCCTGTGGCACACCCCAATCCCTGTGGCACACCCAGATCCCTGTGGCACACCCAGATCCCTGTGGCACA
This Serinus canaria isolate serCan28SL12 chromosome 15, serCan2020, whole genome shotgun sequence DNA region includes the following protein-coding sequences:
- the TESC gene encoding calcineurin B homologous protein 3 isoform X1, encoding MGSAHSVPAEMRELADRTGFTSEQIEHLHRRFKQLSQDQLTIRKENFDSIPDLEFNPIRGKIVHAFFDKRNLRQESDGLAEEINFEDFLTIMSYFRPIEMNMDEEQLDRFRKEKLKFLFHMYDSDHDGKITLQEYRNVVEELLSGNPHLEKESARSIADGAMMEAASICVGQMGPDQVYEGITFEDFLKMWQGIDIETKMHVRFLNVDTIAHCY
- the TESC gene encoding calcineurin B homologous protein 3 isoform X2, which translates into the protein MGSAHSVPAEMRELADRTGFTSEQIEHLHRRFKQLSQDQLTIRKENFDSIPDLEFNPIRGKIVHAFFDKRNLRQESDGLAEEINFEDFLTIMSYFRPIEMNMDEEQLDRFRKEKLKFLFHMYDSDHDGKITLQEYRNGPDQVYEGITFEDFLKMWQGIDIETKMHVRFLNVDTIAHCY